From Cucumis melo cultivar AY chromosome 1, USDA_Cmelo_AY_1.0, whole genome shotgun sequence, a single genomic window includes:
- the LOC103495434 gene encoding uncharacterized protein LOC103495434, with translation MGQKFEIVCPIHGLKIEPLRSPSTESAMSLALLQGYSSAEEEAEHNSVFNHTSSDDDDEDLAAAAASTVTVNLSIRDKSLFELPQPSSQPGLPSAFDAFSEVSGPPEFLNNSVEEYAAPRDADQPRGGHGGRRNRKEKKDLPTGAVLEAKAQLVGIHERVRSDVESNHASNSSISNATAEGKRVATAANPNAEDAAELLRMCLHCGIPKTFSNARGMFCPLCGDRPPEPDSETKKKGSTVKDKEKIKRMRGQSSHATWKSETEMQLRQQFD, from the exons ATGGGTCAAAAGTTTGAAATCGTCTGCCCCATCCATGGCCTCAAAATCGAACCACTCCGATCTCCATCAACTGAATCCGCCATGAGTCTGGCACTTCTCCAAGGCTATTCTTCCGCCGAAGAAGAAGCTGAACACAACTCTGTCTTCAACCACACCTCTTCCGACGATGACGACGAAGATCttgccgccgccgccgcctctACGGTTACCGTCAATCTTTCCATTCGTGACAAGTCACTTTTCGAACTTCCGCAGCCCTCCTCTCAGCCCGGCCTACCTTCTGCTTTCGACGCTTTTTCCGAA GTTTCAGGACCGCCCGAGTTTCTGAATAATTCGGTTGAGGAGTATGCTGCACCGAGAGATGCCGATCAGCCGCGAGGGGGACATGGGGGCCGTAGGAATCGTAAGGAGAAGAAAGATTTGCCTACTG GTGCTGTATTGGAGGCAAAAGCTCAATTAGTAGGGATTCATGAGCGAGTGAGGAGTGACGTTGAAAGTAATCATGCATCAAATTCATCCATTTCAAATGCAACAGCGGAAGGCAAGCGCGTGGCAACCGCAGCAAATCCAAATGCTGAAGATGCTGCAGAACTACTTAG AATGTGCTTGCATTGTGGCATTCCAAAGACCTTTTCAAATGCACGAGGGATGTTTTGCCCTCTATGTGGCGATCGTCCTCCTGAGCCGGACAGTGAGACCAAAAAGAAGGGATCTACCGTTAAAGATAAGGAAAAGATAAAGCGAATGAGGGGACAATCATCTCATGCTACCTGGAAGAGTGAAACAGAGATGCAGCTGAGACAACAGTTTGATTag
- the LOC103495435 gene encoding uncharacterized protein LOC103495435: MVGDAHFPQSSSNSKKSKPKKKKRGGTKKKMTSEQIAAFKYVTEWVYLDQSNSLASSAAASVVDDFGVQKSLGKGGEKVVFELHSHSKCSDGFLTPSKLVERAHGNGVKVLALTDHDTMSGIPEAVEAARRFGIKIIPGVEISTIFSNGGDSESEEPVHILAYYSSCGPAKIEKLEKFLENIREGRFLRAKNMVSKLNELKLPLKWDHVAKITGKGVAPGRLHVARALVEAGYVENLKQAFSRYLFDGGPAYSTGSEPCAAEAIQLIRDTGGMAVLAHPWALKNPVAVIRRLKDAGLHGLEVYRSDGRLAAYSDLADNYGLLKLGGSDFHGRGGHSESEVGSVNLPVLAMHDFLKAARPVWCRAIRDILESYVEEPSESNLAKITRFGRTRVLKGGFSPSSGNDLIERCLTLWLTNEEKQNDEFEAIRLKLSHISINQEVQVP; encoded by the exons ATGGTGGGTGACGCTCACTTTCCTCAGTCTTCCTCCAATTCCAAGAAATCCAAGCCCAAGAAGAAGAAACGGGGTGGCACCAAGAAGAAGATGACTTCCGAACAGATTGCCGCTTTTAAGTATGTAACGGAATGGGTTTATTTGGATCAATCTAATTCTCTTGCCTCCTCTGCTGCTGCCTCTGTTGTGGATGATTTTGGAGTTCAGAAGAGTCTTGGCAAAGGTGGGGAGAAGGTGGTCTTTGAGTTGCATTCCCATTCCAAATGCAGTGATGGGTTTCTTACCCCTTCTAAGCTTGTTGAGAGAGCTCACGGAAATGGG GTGAAAGTTCTTGCTTTGACAGATCATGACACAATGTCTGGCATCCCTGAAGCTGTCGAGGCAGCTCGGAGATTTGGTATCAAAATAATTCCAGGTGTTGAAATCAGTACCATATTCTCTAACGG TGGAGACTCAGAATCCGAAGAACCAGTACACATCCTTGCATACTACAGCAGCTGTGGACCAGCAAAGATTGAGAAGCTGGAAAAATTCTTAGAAAATATAAGGGAGGGGCGTTTTTTGCGTGCAAAGAACATGGTGTCGAAACTGAATGAGCTAAAGCTGCCTCTTAAATGGGATCATGTAGCTAAGATTACTGGTAAAGGAGTTGCTCCTGGGAGACTCCATGTGGCCCGTGCCTTGGTTGAAGCAGGCTATGTGGAAAATTTAAAACAAGCGTTTTCTCGATACCTTTTTGATGGTGGACCGGCTTACTCAAC GGGATCAGAGCCTTGTGCAGCAGAAGCAATACAATTGATACGTGATACAGGTGGTATGGCCGTACTAGCTCATCCATGGGCCTTGAAGAATCCCGTTGCTGTCATTAGAAGATTGAAAGATGCTGGTCTTCACGGGCTGGAGGTTTACAGGAGCGATGGAAGATTGGCAG CATACAGTGACCTAGCCGACAATTATGGGCTTCTGAAACTTGGAGGATCAGATTTTCATGGAAGAGGTGGACATAGTGAATCTGAAGTTGGAAGTGTAAACCTTCCTGTTCTTGCTATGCATGATTTCCTCAAGGCCGCTCGGCCAGTTTGGTGTCGTGCCATTCGAGATATTCTCGAGAGTTACGTCGAAGAGCCTTCGGAATCAAATCTAGCAAAGATCACTAGATTTGGAAGGACCCGGGTTTTGAAGGGTGGCTTCTCACCAAGCAGCGGAAATGACCTCATCGAACGTTGTTTAACTTTGTGGCTGACGAATGAAGAAAAGCAAAATGATGAGTTTGAGGCCATCAGATTAAAACTCTCCCACATTTCAATTAATCAAGAAGTTCAGGTGCCTTGA
- the LOC103495436 gene encoding uncharacterized CRM domain-containing protein At3g25440, chloroplastic has protein sequence MPRCRGQSIITISRGSLFGFTSLIRNASPLSLLSVPTSFGQSSHGSCEHQASSRIVKSLNESTSRDCPPGSSLTWRYSMWESYGGFKRWQSVRHFSNAVVELKTDSNTVRFSFGPSSTNGSQLKQKKVAKTKLSKKDKLNELRLYRLKAKKKKTSPNPEVRIRYSLEKAKRKEAWLIEKLRKFEIPKSVVEKYDPEILTEEEKHYLKRTGEKKKNFVLLGRRGVFGGVVLNMHMHWKKHETVKVICKPCKPGQVHEYAEELSRLSKGIVIDIKPNNSIIFYRGKNYVQPEVMSPPDTLSKDKALEKYRYEQSLEHTSQFIEKLEKELEDFQKHLAQFKRRKEDAA, from the exons ATGCCTCGCTGCCGCGGTCAATCTATCATCACCATTTCGAG GGGTTCATTGTTTGGATTCACTTCTCTGATTAGAAATGCATCACCTCTATCTTTATTGAGCGTTCCTACATCGTTTGGGCAGTCCTCACATGGAAGTTGTGAGCATCAAGCAAGTAGTCGTATAGTGAAGTCTCTCAACGAATCAACGTCTAGGGACTGTCCGCCTGGGTCCTCTTTGACTTGGAGATACAGTATGTGGGAGAGCTATGGTGGGTTTAAAAGATGGCAATCTGTTAGGCATTTTAGCAATGCCGTTGTGGAGCTTAAAACAGACAGCAATACTGTCAGGTTTTCTTTTGGTCCTTCTAGTACTAACGGTTCCCAACTGAAACAAAAGAAGGTGGCAAAAACGAAATTGTCTAAGAAAGATAAATTGAATGAACTCAGACTCTATCGTCTTAAGGcgaaaaagaagaagacatcTCCCAATCCAGAAGTTAGGATCAGATATTCCCTTGAAAAG gccaaaagaaaagaagcGTGGCTAATTGAGAAGTTGAGGAAATTTGAGATTCCAAAATCTGTTGTAGAAAAGTATGATCCTGAAATTCTTACTGAGGAAGAGAAGCACTACTTGAAGCGTACaggggagaaaaagaagaacttTGTTCTGTTGGGGAGGCGAGGAGTCTTTGGCGGAGTTGTTCTCAATATGCATATGCATTGGAAGAAGCATGAAACTGTTAAAGTTATTTGCAAACCTTGCAAGCCTGGGCAGGTTCATGAATATGCAGAAGAACTATCTCGATTGAGCAAAGGCATTGTGAttgacataaaacccaacaacaGCATAATTTTCTATCGGGGAAAGAACTATGTGCAGCCCGAAGTAATGTCACCTCCAGATACGCTATCAAAAGACAAG GCCTTGGAAAAATATAGGTATGAACAATCACTTGAACATACAAGCCAGTTCATTGAAAAGTTGGAGAAAGAACTTGAAGATTTTCAGAAGCATCTAGCTCAGTTCAAGAGGAGAAAGGAAGATGCTGCTTAA
- the LOC103495682 gene encoding peroxidase 62-like isoform X2, with translation MGCPTNFAYSIVRLPFYIYITSHFHKTFIQIKDNRSQHFSTLMAKVGFILVVYVVAVVLLSTAVHGQGTRLGFYRATCPQVESIVRSTVQSHFRMDPSIAPGLLRMHSHDCFVRGCDASVLLAGPNSERTAVPNRTLKGFEVIDDAKSQLEDVCPGVVSCADILALAARDSVVLTGGRSWEVPTGRRDGRVSLVSEVKLPGFSDSIEVQKEKFRSMGLNTHDLVTLAVIDSTTSQQSLKPVLTRLLIHHSSNDYEKFAPQTEMAQAESNSTSIVQKILTYRSTKT, from the exons ATGGGATGTCCAACCAATTTTGCTTACTCCATTGTTCGTCTtcctttctatatatatataacttctCATTTCCACAAAACATTTATACAAATAAAGGATAATCGATCACAGCATTTCTCTACTTTAATGGCAAAAGTTGGTTTCATTTTAGTTGTATACGTAGTGGCCGTGGTGTTGCTTAGCACCGCTGTGCATGGCCAAGGCACACGCCTCGGCTTTTATCGCGCCACGTGCCCTCAAGTCGAATCCATCGTTAGATCCACCGTTCAATCCCATTTTCGAATGGATCCATCGATTGCTCCTGGGTTGTTAAGAATGCACTCCCATGATTGCTTCGTTCGAGGGTGTGATGCTTCTGTGCTTCTTGCCGGTCCCAATTCTGAGAGGACGGCTGTGCCTAACCGTACTTTGAAAGGGTTTGAGGTCATTGACGACGCCAAGTCCCAACTTGAGGATGTCTGCCCAGGCGTTGTCTCGTGCGCTGATATACTTGCTCTTGCTGCTCGTGACTCAGTGGTTCTG ACGGGTGGAAGAAGTTGGGAAGTTCCGACGGGACGAAGAGATGGTAGAGTTTCGTTAGTATCAGAGGTGAAGTTGCCTGGTTTTTCAGATTCCATTGAAGTTCAAAAGGAGAAGTTCAGATCTATGGGTCTCAACACACATGACCTCGTCACTCTCgcag TTATAGACTCTACAACTTCACAACAGTCACTGAAACCGGTGCTGACCCGACTCTTAATCCATCACTCGTCGAACGACTACGAGAAGTTTGCCCCGCAGACGGAGATGGCTCAAGCAGAGTCGAACTCGACTTCGATAGTTCAGAAAATTTTGACCTATCGTTCTACAAAAACTTGA
- the LOC103495682 gene encoding peroxidase N1-like isoform X1, whose amino-acid sequence MAKVGFILVVYVVAVVLLSTAVHGQGTRLGFYRATCPQVESIVRSTVQSHFRMDPSIAPGLLRMHSHDCFVRGCDASVLLAGPNSERTAVPNRTLKGFEVIDDAKSQLEDVCPGVVSCADILALAARDSVVLTGGRSWEVPTGRRDGRVSLVSEVKLPGFSDSIEVQKEKFRSMGLNTHDLVTLAGAHTIGTASCRFFSYRLYNFTTVTETGADPTLNPSLVERLREVCPADGDGSSRVELDFDSSENFDLSFYKNLRLGGGILESDQMLWNDASTRPIIQHYLSLRGLVGRSSFRVEFGRSMVKMSNAQVKTGLLGEIRRVCSKVNN is encoded by the exons ATGGCAAAAGTTGGTTTCATTTTAGTTGTATACGTAGTGGCCGTGGTGTTGCTTAGCACCGCTGTGCATGGCCAAGGCACACGCCTCGGCTTTTATCGCGCCACGTGCCCTCAAGTCGAATCCATCGTTAGATCCACCGTTCAATCCCATTTTCGAATGGATCCATCGATTGCTCCTGGGTTGTTAAGAATGCACTCCCATGATTGCTTCGTTCGAGGGTGTGATGCTTCTGTGCTTCTTGCCGGTCCCAATTCTGAGAGGACGGCTGTGCCTAACCGTACTTTGAAAGGGTTTGAGGTCATTGACGACGCCAAGTCCCAACTTGAGGATGTCTGCCCAGGCGTTGTCTCGTGCGCTGATATACTTGCTCTTGCTGCTCGTGACTCAGTGGTTCTG ACGGGTGGAAGAAGTTGGGAAGTTCCGACGGGACGAAGAGATGGTAGAGTTTCGTTAGTATCAGAGGTGAAGTTGCCTGGTTTTTCAGATTCCATTGAAGTTCAAAAGGAGAAGTTCAGATCTATGGGTCTCAACACACATGACCTCGTCACTCTCgcag GTGCCCATACCATCGGTACCGCATCATGTCGTTTTTTCAGTTATAGACTCTACAACTTCACAACAGTCACTGAAACCGGTGCTGACCCGACTCTTAATCCATCACTCGTCGAACGACTACGAGAAGTTTGCCCCGCAGACGGAGATGGCTCAAGCAGAGTCGAACTCGACTTCGATAGTTCAGAAAATTTTGACCTATCGTTCTACAAAAACTTGAGACTAGGGGGAGGGATCTTGGAGTCCGATCAAATGCTGTGGAACGATGCTTCTACTCGCCCTATCATCCAACACTACTTGAGTTTAAGAGGTTTAGTAGGGCGTTCAAGCTTTAGAGTTGAGTTTGGAAGATCGATGGTTAAAATGAGCAATGCACAAGTTAAAACTGGCTTGCTTGGTGAAATTCGAAGGGTTTGCTCTAAGGTTAATAACTGA
- the LOC103495437 gene encoding peroxidase N1-like yields MTKVGFGTAMLVPVMFMIVLLFTVVNGQGTRVGFYSRSCPQAESIVASTVRSHFQSDPKIAPGLLRMHFHDCFVRGCDASVLLAGANSERTALPNLSLNGFEVIDDAKSQLEAACPGVVSCADILALAARDSVVLTSGMRWGVPTGRRDGTISVASEANNLPGFTDSIEVQKQKFSDKGLNTQDLVTLVGGHTIGTTQCQFFRYRLFNFTAAGGPDPTMDPAFVTQMQALCPQNGDGTRRVGLDTGSVGRFDTTFFSNLRNGRGVLESDQKLWTDASTRTFVQRFLGLRGVLGLTFNLEFGRSMVKMSNIEVKTGNQGEIRKVCSAVN; encoded by the exons ATGacaaaagttggttttggtacTGCAATGCTTGTCCCGGTCATGTTTATGATTGTGTTGTTATTCACCGTCGTGAACGGTCAGGGCACACGCGTTGGTTTCTACTCCAGATCTTGCCCTCAAGCTGAGTCCATTGTTGCATCAACTGTTCGATCTCATTTTCAATCTGATCCTAAGATTGCTCCTGGTTTATTACGAATGCACTTCCACGATTGCTTCGTTCGGGGTTGTGATGCCTCCGTGCTCCTTGCTGGCGCTAACAGTGAGAGGACTGCATTACCTAACCTTTCGTTAAATGGGTTCGAAGTGATTGACGATGCTAAATCTCAACTTGAAGCTGCTTGTCCTGGCGTTGTATCTTGTGCGGACATTCTTGCTCTCGCTGCTCGTGACTCAGTAGTTTTG ACAAGTGGAATGCGTTGGGGAGTGCCCACAGGACGAAGAGATGGGACAATTTCGGTGGCTTCAGAAGCTAACAACTTGCCTGGATTTACAGATTCTATTGAGGTTCAAAAGCAAAAATTTAGTGATAAAGGTCTCAACACTCAAGACCTTGTCACTCTCGTGG GTGGACACACAATTGGCACAACACAATGCCAATTTTTCAGATACAGACTCTTCAATTTCACAGCAGCCGGCGGTCCAGATCCAACCATGGACCCAGCCTTCGTGACTCAAATGCAGGCACTGTGTCCTCAAAACGGAGATGGAACCCGTAGGGTCGGTTTGGACACGGGCAGCGTCGGGCGTTTCGACACAACCTTCTTCTCAAACTTAAGGAACGGACGTGGGGTTTTGGAGTCGGATCAGAAGCTATGGACGGACGCTTCCACTCGTACTTTTGTACAACGGTTTCTGGGTTTGAGAGGCGTTTTGGGTTTGACCTTCAATCTTGAGTTTGGGAGATCTATGGTGAAGATGAGTAACATTGAAGTTAAAACTGGAAATCAAGGAGAAATTCGTAAAGTTTGTTCTGCAGTTAATTAA